The Sebastes umbrosus isolate fSebUmb1 chromosome 1, fSebUmb1.pri, whole genome shotgun sequence genome includes the window ATGAGAGTATATTTCTTACCTACTGTGAACCTGCTCACGTTTGGTTGTACTCTCAGTTTCCCTCATTGTTAGACCAACCAAAGTGGCCAAAATCTCATCAGAGATTATGACTTTCGTTAGTCTTGCTCTTCCTCTTCctagtcctcctcctcttcctctcactcctctatatctctctcCCCTATATTGGCATCCATTGCTCCAAAACACAAGAGCTCACCTGTGGCCCTTTTATTACCAAAGCTCTAATTGAACAACTGTGCAGTTTGCCCATGTGAGGAGGACTCATGATGGATAGTAGGAAATTtaagttttgcatttttaatggCAGCGTGTTCCATGTGAACACAAGAGATTTTATTCATGAAGATTGTGCCGAATGTAGAGaatgtgtgtagtgttttgaaaaggtcatttgaaaatgcagtctgagtgtaaagcaggaattgtgcttgtattTTTAGCAGCATTGGTTGAGGGGGGTGCTACTTGAGTTACAGGTTGTGGTCATTGTCTCTCAACTACCAGTGTTGGTGTGTAAAGAACCCTACAACTCAGGATGTTGTAAATTTGATATGATTCATCCTTACTTGAGTGAAACTTGAACCAGTTGTATATAGATAGTTGCTAATAAGTGTTGTGCAAGGCTGCTGTACTGGACTTCCTTTTTTCTTGTCTCAAACGGGACTTTGCTGTAGTCAACATTTTCTCTAAAGTTTCCatctattgttttatttatacaaatgtTAATTGCACATATTTTGGCTTGGGACTATGGAgaatggaacctgccaaaataaaaaataaatgagtaaatacataaatgacttaataaataaataaattaataaatgtcattaatttagcaaaaataagtttggggaaatcgagcataaattataaaaatgcataaatacattaatacaaaataaatgcaaaaataaataaataaaaatgcataaataaaaaaaataaaaaaaataaatacataaattaaactgaagaataaataaataaatcactttttaGCAAAGGCTTGTAATCCCCTCggaataataaacattttaaacccaTCTTTTCTGTGGTTGGTCATCCCTGTGATGACGttgcacagaaacacatctgtatAGACCAGAGGTccgcaacctgcggctccggagtcacgtgcagctctttagcccctctccagtggctccctgtggatttttaaacatggaaatgaataactgtttgtttgaatttcatttttatttatcattgttgtaggtctatggtacgacggagtattaggcccacattgaggaaaaattaattaattagatttttcgggaataaagtcataatattacaagaataaagtcataggtttacgagaaaaaaagtcataatataatgataataaagtcaaatgtttatgagaaaaaagtcgtaacattatgagaataaagtcataagtttaagagaataaagtcataagtttaagagaaaaaagttgtagtattatgagaataaagtcataatattataaagtagtaatttaacgtgttattttctttttttcttgtaaagttataactttattctcgtaatattacaactttttttctcgttaagttatgactttattctcgtaatattacggcatttttctcctaaagttatgacttttttctcgtaatattacggcatttttctcctaaagttatgactttattctcgtaatattacggcatttttctcctaaagttatgacttttttctcgtaatattatgactttattctggaaatctccgatttttttttcctgtaatgtgcaaatgtactacgtaGTATTATGGTCATAATACtacgtagtacatttgcacattggccctcactgcattagacttatatacttatattttgcctaaaatggctcttttgatagtaaaggttgctgacccctggtatagacCAACCAATGAATCAATAATCAGgaaaatatgaagctatacattgatgaaaataatcgttagttgcagctcttaATTAATTATGTTTTGACCAATAAATTAAACTGTAGTGTggatgacttttaaaaaaataataaaaataatgatgataataataatgtttttttcccaagCTAATAGCAGCTGATTGAAATCCTTAgttgacaaaaaatgtacatggTGTTGAAGTTGTTGATGACTTTTGCCACaagcatgctgtgtgtgtgatctgggctgtgtgtgtgtgtgatctggtGCTCTCTGTGGGTCTCATGACTGGGTTGTGTTAAACATGTGTCTATATGCTGGTTTTTGTTGAGGATGTTTATCTGAGCTCCCAGCAGTCAGCACGCCCTCCATAAAGCCGACCCGCCTCTCCTATTGGCTGCTGGACCTCCTCGTCACCTCTCTGATTGGTTCCCTTCTCAGCTGCATTCACTGCCCATGTGTGCTGCATGTGAACAGCTGAACGTCTGCTCAGCTTCTCTTGCGCACTCTCCGCGTCATTACGGTAAACCCTGGAAAAAGGGTTTCTTAGAAGTGAGATGTTTGTTTCTGGTTTTCTTAGTCTTGGATACTGAATTCAAGGAAATGCATTGGCTGCAACAAGTTcagtaaaatgtaaaacttCACAAGACTGTCCAAAACAatataagataacaaaaacaatgcCCCCCCCCCATCCATATCTCTCTATGAATAATGGTACATTTGTTTGATTGACATGATTGACAAAAGAAAGATATCCTTTATTTGTGAATTAAGcaatattttggcattttcAATGGACTGGTTAaattcacattatttatttatttttaagctCTGGAAAAGATAGTAAGTAGACCTTGAGTTAGGATTGTCAAACATTATATTTCTATTAGGgttgcacgattttgaaaaataaataagtcatgaaataagaagaagaagaagagaaaaaaaagaataaaaaaagatatatatatatatatatatatatatatatatatatatatatatatattaataataataataatgaataaataaataaaataaaaggaaaaagaagatgtGTTTATGTGCTGATAAATTAAATTGGAAACATATCTGTGATAAATGCTTGGTATAACACTGACATTGGTAAATAACTGGAAATAACAATCGAGGCAGTTAGTTGAGGTTAAAATAACACGAGTGAAATGCTGGTGAAGCAAAGTTGCATCCTGTACCTGCATGGCTCCTTGTTTTgctccctcactcactcacgTGTTGCGCTCCGTCTCCAGTCGTTACGGTAACGAGAAACTGCTGTTTCTCAGCTGATATGTGACATccatcctccacccctccatcaGTCTCACACTAGCAGGGTAACATCACTGATCATCCAGCATCCAGGATGTTAGACAACGAGGAGTTCCTGAGGGAGACTTCTCCAGGAGAGCTCACCCAGAACCCGCTCATTAAGGTCTGGATGCCCTGCAGCAGGAACGGACACATAGCTCAGAGACGCGGTAAGATGCAGCCGGCAGCCGGCATGTGCTGCAGAGGATGGGACTGGGAGTTGCATctgcaaatctttttttttttttttttttttttttttataatattacattttattaatgttttccTAGTTCCAGTTGATGTGCATCTGCTAATATTccccttttttaatttattttttaaatcacatttaattaatgttttcatAGTTCCAGTTGATGTGCATCTGCTAATATTccccttttttaatttattttttaaatcacatttaattaatgttttcatAGTTCCAGTTGATGTGCATCTGCTATAatattctcctttttttttttttttttaatcatattacattttattcatgttttcctAATTCCAGTCTGTCATAAAGATATTCCGTTATGTGCCATTTGCGCACGGTGGTTTTAGATGCTGCGCACGAATAAAGTGCTGAATATTCTTGCCTTTTTTTGTGCTGGGCATGTGTTGCATCAGCTAATCCAGCTAATCCAGTTTGCCCCATAATATCACATGGACAGAGGTGCATTTGAATCGCTCTTGcagctgtgtttttattgaagCTCTCAGTCTggtttgctctctctctgttggtcGTCTTGTTTTTTGCTGAGTCAAGCTCTGCTTTCTtcattgttgtttctttttcaaACAAGCAGTCAAGTCCTGCATCCGGCACTAAACACCTGCTTCAACTGTATCTACTTATCTTCTCTTTTTTTGCCTAGTATTCATTACTCACTGCAAGAGTCTCTTTGTTAATGAATCCTTTGTCCCATGTGGTCTGTGAGGTGAGGGAGTGTCTCAGTGACCATAAGGAGGACACTGTCCTGCAGGGGGAAGTGCTCAGGGTTGTGACTACTAAGGTTTTTGTTCTATAAGCTTTTGGGATTTGGCATTTTGAGCCAATACTTTTAAACTAGTGTATtaaaaatttgagttttaattcaaaacaaattaataaataaagcaattaaCAATTAAAGGAAATTAGATGAAATAATTTGTCAGCAGAATTCAAAATGTGGTAAAGCTGCATCGATTAATCGCATGCCCGGttcctaaagcctgaaaacagagccattagGAGGTGCATAAGTCTacttatctctcagaacacttgaattacaatatgctgaaagtttattatggaattgttgcccaatgatgccaaaaatatactgcctgctgcaggtttaagaATAAGAACAAAATGTTTAGataacaaaatgtaatttacaaaAACATCCCTCAACGTTCAGAGATACAGCTTCCAAATTTCCCCGTACTTGGGAGCCCAGTACGGCATGCTTTACAAGGAGATCTTTATTGTTCTCAACATGATGCTGCTGTCTGTAATTAACCATCCTGTAGCTCTGGTCAGCTTCCTCAGAAGTGCGTGAGGGTTGACAAATTGGAGACAACACCTTCTGCTGTTTACATGTACATGCTAATCTCATCCTGGTATCCAGTCGTTTGTTCATTTGTCATCCCTTTATCTCATTCTCCTTAAGAGCTAGTCTCGAGCCCCGATAGGACATAAATCTGAAATGCTGATTAAAATGTTTCATGGTCTAGAGAAGCATGTGGTTTGTTTACTGTTTCTGTTGTTGTAGTAACGATATCGCCGCTTCCTGGGGAGTGATTTTCTGTAGAAATGTGAGTCACTGTCACGCAGAAGTGTTCTCACTATCTGGTGTAATTATTAGCAACTTTCAAGACTAATTAATCTCCTGCTGAATGGAATAATGTTGACAAGCCATGCTCAGCTAATTAAATGTGTGAGAAGTGAGTTAAATCCATTACAagtctgtgtttttctctctctctcatacagtGTGTATGACAAACTGCCCGACCCTCATTGTGACTGTCGGACTTCCAGCTCGAGGGAAGACTTACATTTCAAAGAAGCTCACGCGCTACTTGAACTGGATAGGTGTGCCAACCAAAGGTACCAGCTGCACCCccatcacatacacacatattacaatatttaatatttacatataactTTACAGTAGAAACAAGCTATACTccaatctttttaaaaatacaaaatgttcatCTGAAACAGAGTTCAACGTTGGCCAGTACCGGAGGGAGTGTCTGAAGATCTACAAGTCCTTTGAGTTCTTCCGTCCAGATAATGAAGAGGGGTTAAAAATCAGACGGTAAGTCTGTTCTGATTGGCCAACCATGAGCAGTGACGAGCCAACAGTCTGCAGGTTTTCATTACAACCAAAGACTTAACCCACTGATAACTCCATCAAGTAGAAAGGAGGAGGTCGTCTGTGAAGTCTCCTGCTGAGGTGACCGGATGGAAtgaaaacctgcagacttttgGCTCTCTACGACATACGGTTGACCAGCCTGATATACAGTCAGTAATTACATAATACCACAGTACTGTATCCTACAGTATtggtattatatgaaaataaatgcacTGGAGCAAAAGCTGAGTGAAAAGTATGTAAGGCTGTGCTACTATTGCATGACGTATATCTATAGATCAGATGGCAACAACTTATATTTCTGTAAATAATTCTGTAGTCCATTTCagaaaaagtatgtttttagGACCTAAACTACATTAATGATATTACCCAAATTGTCTGTTTGCCTGCCAGATTTTGAGTTGAGTCTGGTTCAACTTTAACTTACTGtgcacacagatttttttttaaccttttccactcccctcctctttttcatagacccatttttgtcagtatatgtcacatgtcacagaagtggtgtacatcatctgaaagctgggaacctgaagattaatttgagatgcagctcagcactgtgtgacaagattaaataataaataattgattgattaattgattaattaaaataaattgtgaacgCATATAAGGATTTAGAagattatgatggaagtatatgatggccattcccatgctctattatgtatAATTGTTggagcaatttttgggttgataacatttgttacacagatttggtgctaaatttaacctttttttaccacttgagaattgataataatccctccagaataccacattaagacaccaagaccttgaggaacaccatagaaaaatccatgctgtgatttagtatcaaaaacttttgacatttggagatttctgcaagaattgcatttttcagcaattgggtggcgagcacttctgtccTGTCAgtatacctaggaaagccatccatcctctgaatgccctaggtctgtagtttgtggctgtaaagttcaTTGTACTATAATTTGTGTAAGCCATTTATAATTCAAGGATGTCTCATATTGTTTTTCACGTGAAAAATGTCTACAACACACCACCTAAAGATAGGATTGAAATGTTGTACAGTGTGCCAGCCTAAATGAAAGTTCAGCAGTCGATGTAGTTGGCTAACAAATGTTACAGATCTTTGCAGTTCACTAACTCTGTGCCTGCTGTCCTTCCACAGTCAGTGTGCGTTGGCAGCACTTAATGATGTTCGGCAGTACCTGAGTGTCGAAGGAGGACAGGTGGCGGTGAGTCCTTGATGCTGTCCCTGAGTTCACCATGGCAAATGATCATAATGTCAATTCATCAACTGTACATAAGAGCTGCATAATGATCTCTTTACCTGCCATTTCAGGTGTTTGATGCCACAAATACAACAAGAGAAAGAAGAGGGACCATCGTTAAGTTCGCTGAGCAGAATGGGTTCAAGGTACGTTAACCAAGGAAGGGTTTTATCAAATTCAATCAGTCATCTTGACTTGATGGCCTCTAAGTTTACTAGATTGTTTTATCAATGCAGGTATTTTTTGtggagtctgtgtgtgaggacCCAGACGTCATTGCACAAAATATAGTGGTAAGCCTTTTCTCTGTTTATTCTATGCAGTATAAATCATTGAAAACACAATAAGCAGACAAtgtactgtttttattttgtcactcTTCCTTACATACAGGATGTATAGAGGATGGACCCTgccaaaattaaataaataaataacttgatagataataaataaataggtcattaaatatagcaaatataatattaaaaataaatgtagccattaattaattcataaaatgggacataaattgatatttctgttttaattgtatgtactttatttatctttatattatttcccatatttatttactctactgttttattttcccttttatttatttatttatgtatttattttccatacattttaaatgtatttatttttgcatttatttatttttagtaattttatatttatttttaaatgtatgtatttatttatttatgtattcatgcatttatgcacaatttccccaaacttattttagttaaattgtcatatttatttatttatttatcaagtcatttattcatttattatattccgtcctccatacaaaTGATAACGTGACATTGCAACGTTTTTTGGGCATTTTCACACTGGCATTTTAGTCCAAATCCAAGAgcagtttaatttaaaatttggTCATATGAAGGCTTAGTCAGAGTGAAAGTGTAGAACAAGAAGACTGGTTCAGatctaaacaaacaaactcCATGAGGAAAATGGCTGAAAGCAGTGTCAGCACTTCGTCTTTTCTCTGCTCACATCCTCTCCCTGTGTTTCTCCCTGTGTAGCAAGTTAAGTTGAGCAGTCCAGactacatacactgcaacacagAGGAGGCCATTGAGGACTTCATGGAGAGGATCAAGTGTTACGAGTCCTCCTACCAGCCTCTGGACGAGGTTCTGGACAGGTgaggaaacacaaaatgacttcAGATCAGATTAAATTACCTCCTCAAGATCGCAGACAGTTGACTGAATCTCTTGCTCCAGGGATTTGTCCTACATAAAGATCATGGACGTGGGCTGTCGTTACCTGGTGAACCGCGTCCTTGACCACATCCAAAGCCGAATCGTCTATTACCTGATGAACATCCACATCACGCCACGCTCCATCTATCTGTGTCGCCACGGGGAGAGCGACCTCAACATCAAGGGAAGGATCGGAGGAGACTCTGGCTTGTCCGCCAGAGGAaaagaggtgtgtgtttgtgtgtgtggtgagtcTGTATGAGAGCACGAGTCATGTGTGAGTTTAACACTAGAACCACCAGGGGTCGCTGTATACCTAAAACCGCCAATGGGTAAAATTTACCTACTATAAGAATGCATTGATTTTCAAGGTACAACGTGTACAACAAAGTGCTATAGTTAGTAGATATGTCAGTATGGTTTTTGAAGAGAAATTATTGTTCTCAATGGATGGATTTGGTCTCTTGCGTTCTAGTTTGCCAAAAGTCTGGGGAAATTCATCCAGGACCAGAACATCAAAGATCTAAAAGTGTGGAGCAGCCAGATGAAGAGGACAATCCAGACAGCGGAGAGCCTGGGAAGGCCATACGAACAGTGGAAGTCCCTCAACGAAATAGATGCTGTATGTTGATTCCCGTATTAATCAAAATTAATACAACAGCCTCTAAGCATTTGTTAACTCAAGCTAAACATATCTCCTCCCCTCTTTACAAagggtgtgtgtgaggaaaTGATGTACGAGGAGATCCAAGAgcatttccctcaggagtttgCACTGAGAGACCAGGACAAGTACCGCTACCGCTATCCTAAAGGAGAGGTGATAACCTGATTCTTCCAGATGTCTCGTAACTATTCTTTAGCGGTGAATGGATTTGTTTATGTCCTGTAAACTGTTTTTGACGGCTCTGTGTTTTTCCGTCAGTCCTATGAAGACCTGGTGCAGCGACTGGAGCCTGTGATCATGGAGTTGGAGAGACAGGAGAATGTTCTGGTTGTTTGTCACCAGGCTGTCATGCGTTGTCTTCTTGCATATTTCCTGGACAAGACTGCAGGTATGAAGGACATAAACAAAATTGTAAAGTGTATAAACATATTCTAATTATTTACTGATTtatgatagtatagtatgttgaacattttcatggaaaaaagtcatagtatagttctTTGAAaaatttcttggaaaaaaaaaagtcacagtattttatgtcaaaacatttcatgaaaaatcgtcatagtatatagtatgttgaaaaatgtcattaaaaaaaagtcatagtatagtatgtcgaaaaatttcatgaaaacagtcatagtatattgtgtcgaaaaatttcataaaaaatgtcatagtatagtatatggaaaaatttcatggaaataaaaatcatagtatagtatgtcgaaaaaagtcagtgtagtatgttgaaagttcatccttgagtccaaggcGAGATTTCGCGTTCACAGATGGGTATAGataacccgaaaacataatgctcGTCGAAGGCTGTCACCGGCACAGAGGCATACAAATATTTTCTTTGGTTAAATTGCAACATCTTGAAAAGACCCATTTGCAGCCTTAAATGAAAATATGCTGTACACGTTGACCCTGAAACTTCCAAGATGTTTCATAACTTTCTGTGTTTGTCTCTACAGATGAGTTGCCTTATCTTAAGTGCCCTTTGCACACGGTGTTGAAGTTGACCCCCATGGCTTACGGTGAGTTCTGTCATTTCTAGGCTTATATTGACTTGTAATATTGactattattattcttccaCACTAAGTAACCCAAAAGTGCATCCTTGTTTTCTGTAGCATTATTTTGTCTGAAACATAATAGGAtaactctgtttttatttcttaattgcACTCCTATGTAGAGATGTTAACCGATATTAAAAATTTtgaccgattaatgctatcagttgaaatattaaaaatgaaataataagcTGAGCACTAATaagcactaatcttgtcggttaacgagAGTCGGCTACCGGTTTGAGGAAAAATTCAAAATTGGCATCCCTACTGCCAACTAGAGACAAATATTACGACCAAAGATAACTTGACCAATGATCTCTACTTGGTCTAACTATTAATAATTCTTACTTTCCTTACTCTTCCTCAGGATGTAAAGTGGAGTCGGTGTATTTAGGCGTGGACTCTGTGaacacacatagagacagaccaGAGGTAGGTATCCCAGGCAGTACTCAGAAATGTCTCTCAGCAGACGACGTAGCCAACTTGAATCCGCTGCCGGTGTGATTCCCCTCACAGCGTTTTCCCTCCAGCTCATCTGTCACCGGAGACTTCATCGGATTCGGGAGAATGCCTCGCAGTAAACACCTCCACTGTAAAAGCTGTGTGTGACTTTCTTTAATGATTTCTGGAGAGACACATTGCATGTCTTCCATCGTGTTTAGTCTGCTCCTCCCTCTTGAAGCAAACCAGCAATCAGTGCTGATCCGTCCCGCTCTTCACCCAGCAGTGATCCCCAACAGCAATCAAGACAACTGTGACATCACTTACCATTTACACTCCTACCTCCATCCTGTCAGCTATAACGTTCTCTCATTTAACTTTTGTCTCTCAGTCGGAGCAGCCGGCCCTGAGAGCTCAATGCACTGCAACATTAGAAAAGCCCATGAAATGAGACTGAACGCTGCAgtgaagagagaaaacacaaccaaatacagaaactCTACAAATCACACAGAACACAACAGAAATTAgctctaaaaaaaacagt containing:
- the pfkfb4b gene encoding 6-phosphofructo-2-kinase/fructose-2,6-bisphosphatase 4b isoform X2; translation: MLDNEEFLRETSPGELTQNPLIKVWMPCSRNGHIAQRRVCMTNCPTLIVTVGLPARGKTYISKKLTRYLNWIGVPTKEFNVGQYRRECLKIYKSFEFFRPDNEEGLKIRRQCALAALNDVRQYLSVEGGQVAVFDATNTTRERRGTIVKFAEQNGFKVFFVESVCEDPDVIAQNIVQVKLSSPDYIHCNTEEAIEDFMERIKCYESSYQPLDEVLDRDLSYIKIMDVGCRYLVNRVLDHIQSRIVYYLMNIHITPRSIYLCRHGESDLNIKGRIGGDSGLSARGKEFAKSLGKFIQDQNIKDLKVWSSQMKRTIQTAESLGRPYEQWKSLNEIDAGVCEEMMYEEIQEHFPQEFALRDQDKYRYRYPKGESYEDLVQRLEPVIMELERQENVLVVCHQAVMRCLLAYFLDKTADELPYLKCPLHTVLKLTPMAYGCKVESVYLGVDSVNTHRDRPEVGIPGSTQKCLSADDVANLNPLPV
- the pfkfb4b gene encoding 6-phosphofructo-2-kinase/fructose-2,6-bisphosphatase 4b isoform X3; translated protein: MLDNEEFLRETSPGELTQNPLIKVWMPCSRNGHIAQRRVCMTNCPTLIVTVGLPARGKTYISKKLTRYLNWIGVPTKEFNVGQYRRECLKIYKSFEFFRPDNEEGLKIRRQCALAALNDVRQYLSVEGGQVAVFDATNTTRERRGTIVKFAEQNGFKVFFVESVCEDPDVIAQNIVQVKLSSPDYIHCNTEEAIEDFMERIKCYESSYQPLDEVLDRDLSYIKIMDVGCRYLVNRVLDHIQSRIVYYLMNIHITPRSIYLCRHGESDLNIKGRIGGDSGLSARGKEFAKSLGKFIQDQNIKDLKVWSSQMKRTIQTAESLGRPYEQWKSLNEIDAGVCEEMMYEEIQEHFPQEFALRDQDKYRYRYPKGESYEDLVQRLEPVIMELERQENVLVVCHQAVMRCLLAYFLDKTADELPYLKCPLHTVLKLTPMAYGCKVESVYLGVDSVNTHRDRPENVKVKRTAEDALQTVPAHL
- the pfkfb4b gene encoding 6-phosphofructo-2-kinase/fructose-2,6-bisphosphatase 4b isoform X4, whose protein sequence is MRVSSRTRDRAVCMTNCPTLIVTVGLPARGKTYISKKLTRYLNWIGVPTKEFNVGQYRRECLKIYKSFEFFRPDNEEGLKIRRQCALAALNDVRQYLSVEGGQVAVFDATNTTRERRGTIVKFAEQNGFKVFFVESVCEDPDVIAQNIVQVKLSSPDYIHCNTEEAIEDFMERIKCYESSYQPLDEVLDRDLSYIKIMDVGCRYLVNRVLDHIQSRIVYYLMNIHITPRSIYLCRHGESDLNIKGRIGGDSGLSARGKEFAKSLGKFIQDQNIKDLKVWSSQMKRTIQTAESLGRPYEQWKSLNEIDAGVCEEMMYEEIQEHFPQEFALRDQDKYRYRYPKGESYEDLVQRLEPVIMELERQENVLVVCHQAVMRCLLAYFLDKTADELPYLKCPLHTVLKLTPMAYGCKVESVYLGVDSVNTHRDRPERFPSSSSVTGDFIGFGRMPRSKHLHCKSCV
- the pfkfb4b gene encoding 6-phosphofructo-2-kinase/fructose-2,6-bisphosphatase 4b isoform X1; protein product: MLDNEEFLRETSPGELTQNPLIKVWMPCSRNGHIAQRRVCMTNCPTLIVTVGLPARGKTYISKKLTRYLNWIGVPTKEFNVGQYRRECLKIYKSFEFFRPDNEEGLKIRRQCALAALNDVRQYLSVEGGQVAVFDATNTTRERRGTIVKFAEQNGFKVFFVESVCEDPDVIAQNIVQVKLSSPDYIHCNTEEAIEDFMERIKCYESSYQPLDEVLDRDLSYIKIMDVGCRYLVNRVLDHIQSRIVYYLMNIHITPRSIYLCRHGESDLNIKGRIGGDSGLSARGKEFAKSLGKFIQDQNIKDLKVWSSQMKRTIQTAESLGRPYEQWKSLNEIDAGVCEEMMYEEIQEHFPQEFALRDQDKYRYRYPKGESYEDLVQRLEPVIMELERQENVLVVCHQAVMRCLLAYFLDKTADELPYLKCPLHTVLKLTPMAYGCKVESVYLGVDSVNTHRDRPERFPSSSSVTGDFIGFGRMPRSKHLHCKSCV